The Rhodococcus triatomae genome includes a window with the following:
- a CDS encoding NAD-dependent epimerase/dehydratase family protein, with product MKVLVTGASGFLGGALVRRIVADGEHEVHALVRPSSDLRDLRAEGVLDAVTLVHGDLTDGASLRAAVQGMDVVVHSAARVDERGTRSQFVSENLDATVHLLDAARESGVGRFVYISSPSAVMEYDGGDLVNVDESVPYPARYLNLYSETKAAAERAVLAADAPGFVTCALRPRAIWGAGDRSGPVVRLLGRAAAGRLPDLSGGRAVQASLCHVDNAVDAVIRAWASDRVGGRAYFLADDEITDVWQFVGVLADRFGFDPPSRRPNPRVLAAAVTVLDAVWSLPPVARRWSPPLSRYVLALLGRTATFDTTAARRDFGYRPVVGRDEGLAAFGDWVDTQGGIESMAGAIA from the coding sequence ATGAAGGTACTGGTGACCGGCGCGTCCGGGTTTCTCGGCGGTGCACTGGTGCGCCGCATCGTCGCGGACGGCGAACACGAGGTCCACGCGCTCGTGCGTCCGAGCAGCGATCTGCGCGACCTGCGCGCCGAGGGCGTGCTGGACGCGGTGACTCTGGTGCACGGCGACCTCACCGACGGTGCGAGTCTGCGAGCCGCCGTACAGGGTATGGACGTCGTGGTCCACAGCGCCGCCCGCGTGGACGAACGCGGAACGCGGTCGCAGTTCGTCTCCGAGAATCTCGACGCCACAGTTCATCTCCTCGATGCGGCGCGCGAGTCCGGAGTCGGCAGGTTCGTCTACATCTCCAGCCCGAGTGCCGTCATGGAGTACGACGGTGGCGATCTGGTGAACGTCGACGAGTCCGTTCCGTACCCGGCGCGCTACCTGAACCTGTACTCGGAGACGAAGGCGGCCGCCGAGCGTGCCGTGCTCGCGGCCGACGCCCCCGGGTTCGTCACGTGTGCTCTCCGCCCACGGGCGATCTGGGGTGCAGGCGACCGTTCCGGTCCGGTGGTCCGGCTCCTGGGCCGGGCAGCAGCGGGACGGCTCCCGGATCTGTCCGGCGGGCGTGCGGTCCAGGCGTCGCTGTGTCACGTGGACAACGCCGTCGACGCCGTCATCAGGGCGTGGGCGTCGGACCGTGTCGGCGGCCGGGCGTACTTCCTCGCCGACGACGAGATCACGGACGTATGGCAGTTCGTCGGAGTGCTCGCCGATCGGTTCGGATTCGACCCACCGAGCCGCAGGCCGAACCCGCGGGTGCTCGCGGCCGCCGTCACCGTCCTCGACGCCGTGTGGTCGCTGCCGCCCGTCGCTCGCCGGTGGTCGCCGCCCCTGTCGCGGTACGTCCTGGCGTTGCTCGGTCGCACCGCGACGTTCGACACGACCGCGGCGCGCCGGGACTTCGGCTATCGGCCGGTGGTGGGCAGGGACGAGGGCTTGGCTGCGTTCGGTGACTGGGTCGATACCCAGGGCGGGATCGAGTCCATGGCCGGGGCGATCGCATGA
- a CDS encoding formyltransferase family protein, which produces MIFVGRGSLLWRAVRAAHSRGHRVDLVCVSPSEGVPPDVADAPLLRTVNVNHDHARVLDAATDDVMWSIDNRTILRAPLIGSGLRIYNIHNGLLPEHRGLPEMAVIFCLLRGDTEYGASLHVVDEGIDTGPVLDLERFAVTPEDRFQDVMLAGVKACHTLFERNLDAVCEGTAVPVAPASRPDEYFGADRIRELIRLRDLPDTDRARFDRATALGVFGPLYPEIADAVSQPAR; this is translated from the coding sequence ATGATCTTCGTCGGCCGTGGATCACTGTTGTGGCGAGCCGTGCGGGCGGCACACAGCCGCGGACACCGTGTGGATCTGGTGTGCGTGTCCCCGTCCGAGGGGGTGCCGCCGGACGTGGCGGACGCACCGCTACTGCGCACCGTGAACGTCAATCACGACCACGCCCGGGTGTTGGACGCCGCGACGGACGACGTGATGTGGTCGATCGACAATCGGACCATCCTGCGTGCGCCCCTGATCGGCTCGGGACTTCGGATATACAACATCCACAACGGGTTGCTCCCGGAGCATCGAGGGCTTCCCGAGATGGCCGTGATCTTCTGCCTGCTCCGCGGCGACACCGAGTACGGCGCGAGCCTTCACGTCGTGGACGAGGGGATCGACACCGGGCCGGTCCTCGACCTCGAGCGTTTCGCCGTCACGCCCGAGGACCGGTTCCAGGACGTGATGCTCGCGGGAGTCAAGGCCTGCCACACCCTCTTCGAACGCAATCTCGACGCCGTGTGCGAGGGGACGGCCGTACCGGTCGCTCCCGCGTCGCGGCCCGACGAGTACTTCGGTGCCGACCGCATTCGAGAGCTGATCCGCCTGCGCGACCTTCCCGACACCGACCGGGCGAGATTCGACCGGGCCACGGCACTCGGCGTGTTCGGTCCCCTCTACCCCGAGATCGCCGACGCGGTCTCCCAGCCCGCGAGGTGA
- a CDS encoding non-ribosomal peptide synthetase produces MVAPTRFHRPVSPTERLYLSTREVAPPFAIQLVVEGDGEIDTDDVRAAVAIASHACPGARLVLEDDRWVDSGTPPRVEQLTGRVDWDALDTDPVLHRPIGPGPEATTEVVVLRAAGNKGTTVIFRAFHGVMDAGGMSIWVGDVFRILRGEEPLGAPDVDADSDLVARLGASGAPTRLVPTRPSPFGRAAPGGGPVFLLRHRSVAARVPAVVAKVAAVIAEHCADTARIMVPVDLRRHDPGIRSTANLALPLFLDVAPGQGWDEVNAQLLAGMVERRELNEMEGGGLSAIPQPVTRGILRAAHAIGARTGRNVVSGIVSHAGQVDLEQFSLPGFEPVSVRAVPSPTGLVPVSVALVEHRGSTEITVSARGGRGVAEQLDELLDEMVDAVSRGAGDRPVAAARPVVPALPLRAGAVTTPGGATAVEMFRRHARVTPDAVAVTAPGGPVTYGELDLSSDTVAAELIRRGIGRGDVVAVLADRTVAGAAAQLGVMKAGAAFLPLDRRHPAARIRATIDDSGAALILVERDHLELAGPGVTVVLEEVLADPGEAAVAPPDLPDVEPQDIAYVTYTSGSTGRPKGVLVPHAGVVNFVRSATDWYRLGPETRFAHYHTPAADMACAAFFCALLTGGAVTLLPDDVSPVSLRHMFVDSGANTFLLTPSLMSTIVRLDIEAPPVRTVIIGGEKLYPSLAEQAREFFGAGPKIVNSYGPTELSIVCTTYDLDDARTPDAPAAESVPIGHASSDTPVFLLDESGRSVPVGEVGELYFGGPQVAAGYLGRPELTAERFVSVAGERTYRTGDLARVLEGGLLEFVGRADDQVKIRGNRIEPGEVQAVLETYPDVAACAVVPRKRAGGAEPMLVAYVVPKTVVSPSGGVPEFAVVDARDFLSGRLPSFMIPAAIVAVPALPVTLNGKLDLAALPLPVAAEGHTSTGGGDELPAEEWAATARIWADVLRVDVRVLTEDSDFFVLGGDSLAAVEMLARVSRTTVGAEREARFVAGLEGFAHRLTLGRVHAAALAARGEC; encoded by the coding sequence ATGGTTGCCCCCACTCGGTTCCACCGTCCCGTGTCGCCGACGGAACGGCTCTACCTGTCCACCCGGGAGGTGGCTCCCCCGTTCGCGATTCAACTCGTCGTCGAAGGGGACGGCGAGATCGACACGGACGACGTGCGCGCCGCGGTGGCGATCGCCTCGCACGCGTGTCCCGGCGCCCGTCTGGTCCTGGAGGACGACCGGTGGGTCGACTCGGGGACGCCGCCGCGTGTCGAGCAACTGACCGGCCGTGTCGATTGGGATGCACTGGACACCGACCCGGTGCTGCACCGTCCGATCGGGCCCGGTCCGGAAGCGACGACCGAGGTCGTCGTTCTGCGTGCCGCCGGGAACAAGGGAACGACCGTGATCTTTCGTGCCTTTCACGGTGTGATGGATGCGGGCGGGATGTCGATCTGGGTCGGGGACGTGTTCCGGATACTCCGTGGGGAGGAACCGCTGGGTGCCCCGGACGTCGATGCCGACTCCGATCTCGTTGCCCGACTGGGCGCGTCGGGAGCTCCCACGAGACTGGTTCCCACCCGACCCTCGCCGTTCGGCCGGGCAGCGCCGGGAGGCGGACCGGTGTTCCTGTTGCGCCACCGCAGCGTTGCGGCACGGGTGCCCGCAGTGGTGGCGAAGGTGGCGGCGGTGATCGCCGAGCACTGCGCGGACACCGCGAGAATCATGGTGCCGGTGGATCTGCGCCGCCACGATCCAGGGATCCGCTCGACCGCGAACCTGGCACTGCCGCTGTTCCTCGACGTGGCGCCGGGGCAAGGATGGGACGAGGTCAACGCCCAGTTGCTCGCCGGGATGGTCGAACGTCGCGAGCTGAACGAGATGGAGGGCGGAGGCCTGTCCGCGATTCCGCAGCCGGTCACCCGCGGTATCCTCCGTGCCGCACATGCGATCGGTGCCCGGACGGGGCGGAATGTGGTGTCGGGAATCGTGTCCCATGCGGGACAGGTCGACCTCGAACAGTTCTCGTTGCCCGGATTCGAGCCCGTCTCGGTACGCGCGGTTCCGTCGCCGACCGGTCTGGTCCCGGTGAGCGTCGCACTCGTCGAACACCGCGGAAGCACCGAGATCACGGTCTCCGCACGGGGTGGGCGGGGTGTGGCGGAGCAACTCGACGAGCTTCTCGACGAGATGGTGGATGCCGTGTCGCGAGGGGCAGGCGATCGCCCCGTGGCGGCCGCTCGCCCGGTCGTGCCCGCCCTGCCTCTCCGCGCGGGCGCAGTCACGACACCGGGCGGTGCCACCGCTGTCGAGATGTTCCGCAGGCACGCGCGCGTCACCCCGGACGCTGTCGCGGTGACCGCACCGGGCGGTCCGGTCACCTATGGTGAGCTCGACCTGAGTTCGGATACGGTGGCCGCCGAACTGATTCGGCGGGGGATCGGCCGCGGCGACGTCGTCGCGGTTCTCGCCGACCGGACCGTGGCCGGGGCTGCCGCCCAACTGGGTGTGATGAAGGCGGGTGCGGCCTTCCTTCCCCTCGACCGCCGCCATCCGGCCGCGCGTATCCGTGCCACCATCGACGATTCCGGCGCGGCCCTGATCCTGGTCGAGCGGGATCACCTCGAACTGGCCGGTCCCGGTGTGACCGTGGTCCTCGAGGAGGTGCTCGCGGACCCGGGCGAGGCGGCCGTCGCACCGCCGGATCTCCCGGACGTCGAGCCACAGGACATCGCGTACGTCACGTACACGTCCGGCTCCACCGGGCGCCCGAAGGGCGTCCTCGTCCCACACGCGGGTGTGGTGAACTTCGTACGGTCCGCGACGGACTGGTACCGGCTCGGTCCGGAGACCAGGTTCGCTCACTACCACACGCCTGCGGCGGACATGGCGTGCGCCGCGTTCTTCTGCGCTCTCCTCACCGGTGGCGCCGTGACCCTCCTCCCGGACGACGTGTCGCCGGTGTCGTTGCGGCACATGTTCGTCGACTCCGGGGCCAACACCTTCCTGTTGACCCCGAGCCTGATGTCGACGATCGTGCGGCTCGACATCGAGGCTCCGCCGGTGCGGACCGTGATCATCGGGGGAGAGAAGCTGTACCCCTCGCTCGCGGAGCAGGCGCGCGAGTTCTTCGGGGCCGGGCCCAAGATCGTGAACAGCTACGGGCCGACCGAACTGAGCATCGTATGCACGACCTACGATCTGGACGACGCGCGCACGCCGGATGCGCCTGCGGCGGAGTCCGTCCCGATCGGCCACGCGTCCTCGGACACACCGGTGTTCCTGCTCGACGAGAGCGGTCGGTCGGTTCCGGTCGGTGAGGTCGGCGAGCTGTACTTCGGCGGACCGCAGGTCGCGGCCGGCTATCTCGGGCGTCCGGAGCTGACGGCGGAGCGGTTCGTCTCCGTCGCGGGCGAACGTACCTACCGCACGGGCGATCTGGCGCGGGTGCTCGAGGGCGGGCTCCTCGAGTTCGTCGGCCGGGCCGACGACCAGGTGAAGATCCGGGGTAACCGGATCGAGCCCGGTGAGGTGCAGGCCGTGCTCGAGACGTATCCGGATGTCGCGGCCTGCGCCGTGGTGCCACGGAAGAGGGCCGGGGGCGCGGAGCCGATGCTGGTCGCCTACGTGGTCCCGAAGACGGTCGTCTCGCCCTCGGGCGGTGTGCCCGAGTTCGCGGTGGTGGACGCGCGGGACTTCCTGTCCGGCCGCCTGCCCTCCTTCATGATCCCCGCGGCGATCGTGGCAGTACCCGCCCTGCCGGTGACGCTCAACGGGAAGCTGGATCTGGCCGCTCTCCCCCTTCCCGTCGCGGCCGAGGGCCATACCTCAACGGGTGGCGGCGACGAGCTGCCGGCCGAGGAATGGGCGGCCACGGCACGGATCTGGGCGGATGTACTGCGCGTCGATGTTCGCGTGCTGACCGAGGATTCGGACTTCTTCGTTCTCGGCGGAGACTCGCTGGCCGCGGTCGAGATGCTGGCCCGGGTGTCGCGCACGACCGTGGGCGCGGAGCGAGAGGCCCGGTTCGTCGCCGGGCTCGAGGGGTTCGCCCACCGGCTGACCCTGGGACGGGTACATGCGGCGGCTCTGGCGGCGCGCGGCGAGTGCTGA
- a CDS encoding esterase/lipase family protein, which produces MKPWQAEPTDAPPRTRAPRRARLGAALMGAAAVAASMLTSTSVAAADPTDTPQVVERAAGVAEAIANTTGVGPLETNAVSAITHGMLNPLVAPEGVNDWDCVPTAERPRPIVLVHGTYQNAYSSFSAIGPALQAEGHCVFALNYGITSHSLAGIIPGVNGTAAVADGAKELARYVDAVLAQTGADQVDLVGYSQGAPLARQYLRFEGGADPADPANNKVKNLVSIAGTNHGTTLNGIATIGRFMTDHGLNILGLYELPFGTGPMDQAVGSPFLTNLNAGGDTEPGIDYTVIASSYDQVSTPYQASFLEAGPGATVRNIRIQDGCEQDWSDHLSLATSPRAIDYVLEALDPESRDGVTPRCAAHAWITGK; this is translated from the coding sequence GTGAAACCCTGGCAGGCAGAGCCGACCGACGCGCCGCCGAGAACCCGAGCCCCGCGCCGTGCCCGCCTCGGTGCCGCATTGATGGGGGCCGCCGCCGTCGCGGCCTCCATGCTCACCTCGACCTCCGTGGCGGCGGCCGACCCCACGGACACACCCCAGGTGGTCGAGCGTGCCGCGGGCGTGGCCGAGGCGATCGCGAACACCACCGGTGTCGGTCCCCTCGAGACCAACGCGGTCTCCGCTATCACCCACGGCATGCTCAACCCGCTGGTGGCCCCGGAAGGGGTCAACGACTGGGACTGCGTGCCCACCGCCGAACGGCCGCGCCCGATCGTGCTGGTGCACGGCACCTACCAGAATGCCTACTCCAGCTTCTCCGCCATCGGCCCCGCGCTCCAGGCCGAAGGCCACTGCGTGTTCGCCCTCAACTACGGGATCACCAGCCACAGCCTCGCCGGAATCATTCCGGGAGTGAACGGGACCGCAGCGGTCGCCGACGGGGCGAAGGAACTTGCTCGGTACGTCGATGCCGTGCTGGCGCAGACCGGCGCCGACCAGGTCGATCTCGTCGGATACTCGCAGGGCGCACCTCTCGCACGTCAGTACCTGCGCTTCGAGGGCGGTGCCGATCCGGCCGATCCGGCGAACAACAAGGTCAAGAACCTGGTCAGCATCGCGGGAACCAATCACGGGACGACGCTCAACGGCATCGCGACCATCGGCCGCTTCATGACCGACCACGGGCTGAACATCCTCGGCCTCTACGAGCTGCCGTTCGGCACCGGCCCGATGGATCAGGCCGTCGGCTCCCCCTTCCTCACGAACCTCAACGCCGGTGGCGACACCGAACCGGGTATCGACTACACGGTCATCGCGTCGAGCTACGACCAGGTCTCCACTCCGTACCAGGCCTCCTTCCTCGAGGCCGGGCCGGGAGCGACCGTCCGCAACATCCGCATCCAGGACGGTTGCGAACAGGACTGGTCGGATCACCTGAGCCTGGCGACCTCTCCGCGCGCGATCGACTACGTCCTGGAGGCACTCGACCCCGAGAGCCGCGACGGAGTCACGCCGAGGTGTGCAGCGCACGCGTGGATCACCGGTAAGTGA